The following are encoded in a window of Fretibacter rubidus genomic DNA:
- a CDS encoding thioredoxin family protein: MPIKPLTSVAFIGAIFMNGCAVMPAQSLPSFVTSNSATPQSVVSSTPEVNKVRHTLAAKAELKAAPKVDNDPRPYDQSRNANADVDATLSTARKQGKNAMVVMGANWCHDSRALAADFQTQRFQTLISTEYELVYVDVGQKDRNIDIANRLGLDTVEGTPTVFIIAPDGGVLNLDTAPTWRHAASMESDDIYRYFKDFAKAARDAK, encoded by the coding sequence ATGCCCATTAAACCCCTTACATCTGTTGCATTTATTGGCGCGATTTTCATGAATGGCTGCGCCGTTATGCCAGCGCAATCATTACCCTCTTTTGTGACATCCAATTCAGCAACGCCTCAGTCGGTTGTAAGCTCAACGCCGGAAGTAAATAAGGTCCGTCACACCTTAGCCGCAAAAGCTGAGCTTAAAGCGGCACCGAAAGTTGATAACGACCCGCGTCCTTATGACCAATCACGTAATGCAAACGCAGATGTCGACGCGACATTGTCTACGGCACGCAAGCAAGGCAAGAATGCGATGGTCGTTATGGGGGCCAATTGGTGCCACGACAGTCGGGCCCTCGCCGCCGACTTTCAAACGCAACGGTTTCAAACCCTAATCAGCACAGAATATGAACTGGTTTATGTCGATGTTGGACAGAAAGACCGCAATATTGATATTGCCAACCGTTTAGGGCTGGACACGGTTGAAGGCACTCCAACCGTCTTCATTATCGCGCCTGATGGTGGCGTTTTAAATTTAGACACAGCTCCAACATGGCGCCATGCCGCCAGCATGGAGTCAGATGATATCTACCGCTATTTCAAAGATTTCGCGAAAGCCGCAAGAGACGCAAAATAG
- a CDS encoding DNA polymerase IV, translating into MTSNLTALCRDCTAPISCLPCATCGGRRSLSHPELDTLSIAHVDCDAFYCSVEKRDDPSLADKPVIVGGGTRGVVSAACYHARIYGVRSAMPMFKALKACPQAVVVRGNMDKYAYEGRRIRAMMADLTPLIEPLSIDEAFLDLTGTERLHGRTPAQSLLGLQKRILDEVGVTVSVGLSYNKFLAKTASDLDKPHGFAVLGHHDAQDFLRDKPVGFIYGIGPAFAKKLNAQGIQTIADVRKLGDKDMARRFGDLGLHLSRLSRAEDSRRVNPDSVRKSVSAETTFNSDISDLETLKDRLWVICQKTSDRAKALDTAGRVVTLKLKSKDFKTVTRRRTLSQPVQLADTIFKACEPLLEAECNGRSFRLIGAGISDLGKPVGDSGDLLDPQAIRRGQAERASDKAREKFGTAAIMTGRALRAKVQKNQSRAVKKDQ; encoded by the coding sequence GTGACGTCAAATTTGACCGCATTATGCCGTGATTGTACCGCGCCGATATCATGCTTGCCTTGTGCGACGTGTGGGGGGCGACGCTCTTTAAGCCATCCTGAGCTTGACACGCTGTCCATAGCGCATGTGGATTGTGATGCATTTTACTGCTCTGTTGAAAAACGCGATGATCCGAGCCTCGCCGATAAACCTGTTATTGTTGGCGGTGGTACGCGGGGTGTAGTCTCTGCCGCCTGTTACCACGCGCGCATTTACGGCGTTCGCTCAGCAATGCCGATGTTCAAAGCCTTGAAAGCTTGCCCGCAGGCTGTGGTGGTGCGCGGCAATATGGACAAATACGCTTATGAAGGTCGGCGTATTCGCGCGATGATGGCGGACCTAACGCCATTAATAGAGCCTTTATCCATTGACGAGGCGTTCTTGGATCTAACAGGCACAGAACGTCTGCATGGGCGCACACCTGCGCAAAGCTTACTAGGTCTACAAAAACGTATTTTAGACGAGGTCGGTGTGACCGTTTCCGTGGGGTTGAGTTATAATAAGTTCCTGGCCAAGACAGCGTCAGATTTAGACAAGCCCCACGGATTTGCCGTATTAGGTCATCACGACGCGCAAGACTTTTTGCGCGATAAACCCGTCGGTTTTATTTACGGTATTGGGCCTGCCTTTGCCAAAAAGCTAAATGCACAGGGTATTCAAACCATTGCTGATGTGCGCAAATTGGGTGACAAAGATATGGCGCGGCGTTTCGGGGATTTAGGTCTGCATCTATCACGCCTCTCGCGTGCCGAAGACAGCCGCCGTGTTAATCCAGACAGTGTACGAAAATCGGTTAGTGCAGAGACGACCTTTAATTCAGATATTTCTGATTTAGAAACACTGAAAGACCGCCTGTGGGTGATTTGTCAAAAAACATCTGATCGTGCCAAAGCGCTTGATACGGCGGGACGCGTGGTTACGTTAAAACTAAAATCCAAAGACTTTAAGACGGTGACACGGCGGCGCACACTGAGCCAACCTGTACAGCTAGCCGATACCATATTCAAAGCCTGCGAACCTTTGCTAGAAGCAGAATGTAATGGTCGGTCATTTCGATTAATTGGGGCCGGTATTTCTGATCTAGGTAAGCCTGTGGGCGACAGCGGCGATCTCTTAGATCCACAGGCTATTCGGCGCGGTCAGGCCGAACGCGCATCCGACAAAGCACGAGAGAAATTCGGAACGGCCGCAATTATGACAGGGCGAGCGCTACGGGCTAAGGTGCAAAAAAATCAATCCCGCGCTGTTAAAAAAGATCAGTAA
- a CDS encoding response regulator — MPKKVLIVEDNELNMKLFSDLLEAHGYDVVQTREGLKAIALARKHNPDLILMDIQLPEVSGLEVTKWIKDDEKLANIPIVAVTAFAMKGDEKRIREGGCEAYIAKPITVANFLATVRKFADKAKV, encoded by the coding sequence ATGCCCAAAAAGGTTCTCATAGTCGAAGACAACGAATTGAACATGAAATTGTTCTCTGACCTGCTCGAAGCGCATGGTTACGACGTTGTGCAAACGCGTGAAGGCCTGAAAGCTATCGCCCTAGCCCGCAAGCATAATCCTGATTTAATCCTCATGGACATTCAACTCCCCGAAGTATCGGGCCTAGAAGTCACAAAATGGATTAAAGACGACGAAAAACTTGCGAATATTCCAATCGTCGCCGTTACCGCCTTTGCCATGAAGGGTGATGAAAAACGGATCCGTGAAGGCGGATGCGAAGCCTATATCGCCAAACCGATTACCGTTGCTAATTTCTTGGCAACGGTCCGTAAATTCGCAGATAAAGCCAAAGTTTAA